In a genomic window of Zootoca vivipara chromosome 5, rZooViv1.1, whole genome shotgun sequence:
- the LOC132591137 gene encoding uncharacterized protein K02A2.6-like, whose translation MEAGRVLEPFQLSSPHKWEDYAERFEFYATARGITDAAKKRATFLSCCGPETFELAKALLAPVKLQDASLRDIIAKMTSHLAPTATKMSRRVDFYKRQQQAGEPAATFLAELRKLAQHCGFSNLEESLRDRFVCGLSSSKARRRIIVKEEVTLASALQEAIATEATEKEESADVIKPAKAPLNTTHFTGDPVASPDQSPVQGVELVRQSTTASKNHHPACAGCGGNHDRKNCRFRDVTCRACGRLGHLARVCRSATSDSAVSPRSSHRRSASSTHLVDDCNYLTVINGKTVPFPAQEKTTIRVQIEGHPCDMEVDSGSGFSMVSDRTARSFFPGGKFPSLETFPVTLQSYTAGRISILGMCSVKVQFRARTAVLKLVIAKGNRPSLLGTDWFPALGLGISGLNSVTVTNENFDVLYQEFAMLFDGSLGCYKGAPIDFALDPSIAPIRLKPRRVPFALKPKIDAELDKLVAQGVLEPVESARWETPIVTPLKANGEVRICADYKCTINKALRGNSYPIPVVSQLLATLSGGTVFAKLDLAQAYQQLSVSEHSAEAQTIVTHKGAFSVKRLQFGVSVAPGIFQGLMERLLRGLPGVLPYFDDVLIAGKNAQDLLERVRAVLIRLQDAGLKLKKEKCVFGVPKVDFLGYEIDAAGIHPTAAKTRAIAEAPRPGNKTELQAFLGLLNFYHTFLPHKATIAEPLHRLLITSPC comes from the coding sequence ATGGAGGCCGGCAGAGTGTTGGAacccttccagctcagctctccacaCAAATGGGAAGATTATGCAGAGCGGTTCGAGTTCTATGCAACAGCAAGGGGTATTACAGACGCCGCCAAGAAGAGGGCCACATTTCTCAGTTGTTGTGGCCCAGAGACCTTCGAGCTAGCAAAGGCACTGCTGGCACCAGTTAAACTACAGGATGCCTCTTTGAGAGACATCATAGCCAAAATGACTAGTCATTTGGCTCCGACTGCAACCAAGATGTCCAGGCGGGTCGATTTCTACAaacggcagcagcaagcaggggagCCTGCGGCAACGTTTCTAGCTGAGCTCCGGAAGCTTGCACAGCATTGTGGGTTCTCCAACCTCGAGGAAAGCCTGAGAGACCGTTTTGTCTGTGGCCTCAGTAGCAGCAAGGCCCGCCGCCGCATCATCGTGAAAGAAGAGGTCACCCTTGCCTCCGCTCTGCAGGAAGCCATTGCCACGGAAGCCACAGAGAAGGAAGAGTCCGCTGACGTAATCAAGCCAGCGAAAGCACCGTTGAACACCACCCATTTCACAGGAGACCCTGTAGCCAGTCCAGACCAGAGCCCCGTGCAAGGGGTTGAGTTGGTCCGCCAGAGTACCACTGCATCCAAAAACCATCACCCCGCTTGTGCCGGCTGTGGGGGAAACCACGACAGGAAAAATTGTCGTTTCCGTGACGTCACGTGCCGGGCATGTGGCCGGTTGGGCCACCTTGCAAGGGTCTGTCGTTCTGCCACCTCTGATTCTGCAGTGTCCCCGAGATCTTCGCACCGCAGATCTGCATCCAGCACTCACCTCGTTGATGACTGCAACTACCTCACCGTAATAAATGGGAAGACCGTACCCTTCCCCGCACAGGAGAAGACAACCATCCGGGTCCAGATTGAAGGGCATCCCTGCGACATGGAAGTTGACTCTGGGTCAGGATTTTCCATGGTCTCCGACCGAACTGCCCGCTCCTTCTTTCCGGGGGGTAAGTTTCCCTCATTGGAGACTTTTCCAGTCACACTGCAGTCATACACGGCAGGCCGCATTTCAATTTTGGGAATGTGCTCCGTCAAGGTACAGTTCAGAGCCAGGACAGCCGTACTGAAGCTTGTGATTGCTAAGGGTAACCGTCCCAGTCTGTTGGGCACGGACTGGTTTCCAGCATTGGGACTGGGGATTTCGGGGCTTAATTCTGTTACAGTGACTAATGAAAACTTTGATGTCTTGTACCAGGAGTTCGCAATGCTTTTTGATGGATCCCTGGGGTGTTACAAGGGGGCCCCTATTGATTTTGCCCTTGATCCAAGTATTGCTCCCATCCGGCTTAAGCCCAGGCGAGTTCCTTTCGCCCTTAAGCCAAAAATTGATGCTGAATTAGATAAACTTGTAGCCCAAGGGGTATTAGAACCTGTTGAATCCGCCAGATGGGAGACCCCGATTGTCACGCCCTTGAAGGCAAATGGGGAAGTGCGCATATGCGCAGATTACAAGTGTACAATTAACAAAGCGTTACGGGGCAATTCATACCCTATTCCAGTAGTTTCTCAGTTGTTGGCCACGTTATCTGGGGGCACGGTATTTGCAAAGCTTGACTTGGCTCAGGCATACCAACAACTGTCAGTGTCAGAGCACTCTGCTGAAGCTCAGACCATTGTCACCCACAAGGGTGCATTTAGCGTAAAAAGGCTCCAGTTTGGGGTCAGTGTGGCACCGGGAATCTTTCAGGGGCTTATGGAGCGCCTCTTACGAGGGCTTCCGGGGGTATTGCCCTATTTTGATGATGTTCTTATCGCTGGGAAAAATGCTCAGGACCTGCTTGAGCGTGTCCGTGCTGTTTTAATCAGATTGCAGGATGCGGGGCTTAAGCTTAAAAAGGAGAAGTGTGTTTTTGGGGTGCCCAAAGTCGATTTTTTAGGGTACGAGATTGATGCAgctggcatccaccccacagcagCCAAAACAAGGGCCATTGCGGAGGCCCCTCGGCCAGGGAACAAAACAGAACTTCAGGCCTTCTTAGGCCTTCTCAACTTTTACCACACCTTTCTCCCTCATAAGGCGACCATTGCGGAGCCCCTCCACAGATT